A single window of Cellulomonas sp. NTE-D12 DNA harbors:
- a CDS encoding methyltransferase domain-containing protein, with amino-acid sequence MTRRASFYWRFFGRPVGRLGRVGTRLMVRINRNNYARMAAALGLRPDDDLLDVGCGSAMLLAEHAKRARHVAGLDASDLQLDVARQRLADRLAAGTAELVKGDAAALPWADGRFSVVTSMFCLKFVPDPLKALEEMFRVLRPGGRAVVALCDRLRDEKASGTVNAWGQWGWNASDARLLMEKAGFAEVTSSVIGSPASQLVQGVRVA; translated from the coding sequence ATGACACGGCGGGCGAGCTTCTACTGGAGGTTCTTCGGACGACCGGTCGGCCGTCTGGGGAGGGTCGGCACGCGCCTCATGGTGCGGATCAACCGGAACAACTACGCCCGGATGGCGGCGGCGCTGGGGCTTCGGCCGGACGACGACCTGCTCGACGTCGGCTGCGGCTCGGCGATGCTGCTCGCGGAGCACGCGAAGCGCGCGCGCCACGTCGCCGGCCTGGACGCCTCCGACCTGCAGCTGGACGTGGCGCGGCAGCGGCTGGCCGACCGCCTGGCGGCGGGCACCGCCGAGCTGGTGAAGGGCGATGCGGCGGCGCTGCCGTGGGCGGACGGCCGGTTCAGCGTGGTGACCTCGATGTTCTGCCTGAAGTTCGTGCCAGACCCGCTGAAGGCGCTCGAGGAGATGTTCCGGGTGCTGCGTCCGGGCGGTCGCGCCGTGGTGGCGCTCTGCGACCGGCTGCGCGACGAGAAGGCGTCCGGCACCGTGAACGCCTGGGGCCAGTGGGGATGGAACGCGTCGGACGCGCGGCTGCTGATGGAGAAGGCGGGGTTCGCCGAGGTCACGTCGTCGGTGATCGGCAGCCCCGCGTCGCAGCTGGTGCAGGGGGTGCGGGTGGCGTAG